In Cellvibrio polysaccharolyticus, a genomic segment contains:
- a CDS encoding TonB-dependent receptor, with product MSIGMPVLAQESNSGESSAVEEIVVTGMRQSLQSAQDIKRNAATVVESITAKDLGSFPDKSVAEALQRIPGITVNRFAASSDTTHFSAEPSGVLVRGLNQVRTEFNGRDSFSANSSRGLSWGDVSPELMAGVDTYKNQMAELIEGGIAGTVNMRTRVPFDQEGQMTALSVSGNYGDLSEKATPEVSGLYSNRWDTGIGEVGFLANLAYSEVQTRSEGNQVGRMNRFRNTYDDGGAELKYIPANFTFLDNLYERERLGGSLAFQWQDPNEEFTATLQYNRSEYENKWRERGVSITGADNSYGQSVYHEVGSGGPFAATGDDPFVFTPGGLFQSGRLTFDNEWVGNPAEEPINIHTTGINAAGERFLNPDGCYSWNCDTSGQGGKLGTFGRSANTKNMTQDLGFNFKWAPTDTMRANFDLQYIDSTVENYDINVAYTTFASAYADISNGRPVISLEESPNVNYSPGFLNNPNNYFIDHIMDHIEDSEGNQFSAKVDFEFDLDVPWAESIKAGARFADREQIVRWGNYNWNAVAPTWMNWVPRAAWANLDRGPDTEYGSGFKGYPQGHYAAGNFGTSFHNLSQSGFVFPNLDLLSDQQRMANTMGAAALGLAGNGAGGWDPICSNMGARGSEVPGTCYTPAEIADVVEETTAFYVQLNFGGSDAEVFGMNYSGNIGVRYVETDLTSSGGISLPVAFTSDQLECREQSRPPEIPAGQPYVPRSVGCYISADEIAFANAAAPISSAKVNYDNWLPSFNLKLEPVEGVVVRYAWSTAMARPDMGNLRNYVSVSKATPDSNDPNDSLWIKDSNGEITGAQVYYSGNAHNPYLKPIEAKQQDLSLEYYWSAVGSVSATIFEKNFDNYIQSGVYNREFTNNGVTRTAEISGPVNGDGAKLQGFELAFQTFFDFLPAPWDGFGVQANYTYIDNKGITNTNINNNAPGGAGTDTDGQAPDYIQVNALEGLSKDSYNIIGMYEKGDVALRVAYSWRSEYMVTARDCCVVYPVWNEAQGHLDASIRYNITDNIELSLQGSNLLNTTTKLRQQVTDADDGALKLPNSWFQNDRRFTLGVRFQY from the coding sequence ATGTCGATTGGCATGCCGGTGCTGGCCCAGGAAAGCAACAGCGGCGAAAGTTCGGCGGTGGAGGAAATCGTCGTTACCGGTATGCGCCAATCGCTGCAAAGCGCCCAGGATATCAAGCGTAATGCGGCCACCGTGGTAGAGTCGATTACCGCTAAAGACCTCGGTTCGTTTCCGGACAAATCGGTTGCAGAAGCCTTGCAGCGTATTCCGGGTATTACCGTAAACCGTTTCGCAGCCTCCAGTGACACGACTCACTTCTCCGCCGAACCATCTGGCGTACTGGTTCGAGGCTTGAATCAGGTACGTACCGAATTCAACGGTCGCGACTCATTCAGCGCCAACTCTTCTCGCGGTCTCAGCTGGGGCGATGTGTCTCCGGAATTGATGGCCGGTGTAGATACCTACAAAAATCAGATGGCCGAATTGATCGAAGGCGGTATTGCCGGTACGGTCAATATGCGTACCCGTGTGCCTTTTGATCAGGAAGGTCAGATGACGGCACTTAGCGTCAGCGGCAACTACGGCGATTTGTCAGAGAAGGCCACCCCCGAAGTGTCAGGCCTTTACAGCAATCGCTGGGATACCGGCATCGGTGAGGTCGGCTTCCTCGCCAACCTGGCCTATTCAGAAGTACAAACCCGCTCCGAGGGTAACCAGGTAGGCCGGATGAACCGCTTCCGTAATACCTATGACGATGGAGGCGCAGAGCTGAAATACATACCTGCCAACTTCACCTTCCTGGACAACCTCTATGAGCGTGAACGTCTGGGTGGCTCGCTGGCCTTCCAGTGGCAAGATCCCAACGAAGAATTTACTGCAACGCTGCAATACAATCGTTCCGAGTATGAAAACAAGTGGCGTGAACGCGGTGTTTCCATCACGGGCGCTGACAATTCCTACGGCCAGAGCGTTTATCACGAAGTTGGCTCAGGTGGTCCTTTTGCTGCTACCGGGGATGATCCTTTCGTTTTCACTCCCGGCGGCTTGTTCCAAAGTGGCCGACTGACGTTTGATAACGAGTGGGTAGGCAACCCGGCGGAAGAACCGATTAACATACATACCACAGGTATCAACGCTGCAGGAGAACGCTTCCTGAACCCTGATGGCTGTTACAGTTGGAACTGTGATACCTCCGGTCAAGGTGGCAAACTCGGTACATTCGGACGTTCTGCGAACACAAAAAATATGACCCAGGACCTGGGTTTCAACTTCAAATGGGCGCCCACCGATACCATGCGCGCCAATTTTGATCTGCAGTACATAGATTCCACAGTAGAAAACTACGACATTAATGTTGCCTATACCACCTTCGCCAGTGCTTACGCGGATATTTCCAATGGTCGCCCGGTGATCTCGCTTGAAGAATCACCCAACGTTAATTACTCACCCGGTTTCCTGAACAACCCGAACAACTACTTCATTGACCATATTATGGATCACATCGAAGATTCGGAAGGCAATCAGTTCTCAGCCAAAGTTGATTTTGAATTTGATCTGGATGTGCCTTGGGCAGAGTCCATCAAAGCCGGAGCACGTTTCGCTGATCGTGAGCAAATTGTGCGTTGGGGTAACTACAACTGGAACGCGGTAGCACCTACCTGGATGAATTGGGTTCCAAGAGCTGCGTGGGCGAATCTGGATCGTGGCCCTGACACCGAATATGGCAGCGGCTTTAAAGGTTACCCGCAAGGTCATTACGCGGCAGGTAATTTCGGCACCAGTTTCCATAATCTTTCACAATCCGGCTTTGTATTCCCCAATCTGGACCTGTTATCAGATCAGCAGCGTATGGCAAACACCATGGGCGCCGCTGCACTTGGGCTGGCAGGCAATGGCGCTGGTGGTTGGGATCCTATCTGCTCCAATATGGGTGCACGAGGCAGCGAAGTTCCAGGAACCTGTTACACCCCCGCTGAAATCGCCGACGTTGTGGAAGAAACAACGGCCTTCTACGTACAGCTGAACTTTGGCGGTTCAGATGCAGAAGTATTTGGCATGAACTACTCCGGTAATATTGGCGTGCGCTACGTTGAAACCGATCTGACCAGTAGCGGTGGTATTTCCTTGCCGGTCGCCTTTACTTCAGACCAGTTGGAGTGCCGTGAACAATCCCGTCCGCCGGAAATTCCGGCAGGCCAACCTTACGTACCTCGCTCCGTGGGTTGCTACATATCAGCGGATGAAATTGCATTTGCAAATGCTGCAGCCCCGATATCCAGTGCCAAAGTCAATTACGACAACTGGCTACCGAGCTTCAACCTGAAACTGGAACCGGTTGAAGGTGTTGTCGTTCGCTATGCCTGGTCAACCGCCATGGCGCGCCCTGATATGGGTAACCTGAGAAATTATGTTTCTGTGTCCAAGGCTACTCCTGACTCCAATGATCCAAACGATTCTCTGTGGATTAAAGATTCCAACGGTGAAATTACCGGTGCCCAGGTTTATTACTCAGGTAATGCGCACAACCCTTACCTGAAACCTATTGAAGCCAAACAACAGGATTTGTCACTGGAATACTACTGGTCTGCCGTTGGTTCGGTATCGGCCACCATTTTTGAGAAAAACTTCGACAACTACATCCAGTCCGGTGTGTATAACCGCGAATTTACCAACAATGGTGTAACCCGCACTGCCGAAATCAGTGGACCGGTGAATGGTGATGGCGCGAAATTGCAGGGCTTCGAACTTGCGTTCCAAACCTTCTTCGACTTCCTTCCAGCGCCATGGGACGGTTTTGGTGTTCAAGCCAACTACACCTACATTGACAACAAAGGTATTACCAATACCAACATCAATAACAATGCTCCAGGCGGTGCGGGCACAGATACTGACGGCCAGGCACCGGATTACATTCAGGTCAATGCACTGGAGGGTCTGTCCAAAGACTCCTACAACATTATCGGTATGTATGAGAAAGGTGACGTAGCATTGCGTGTGGCTTACAGCTGGCGCTCTGAATACATGGTAACCGCTCGCGATTGCTGCGTTGTTTACCCGGTTTGGAACGAAGCTCAAGGGCATCTTGATGCGTCCATTCGGTATAACATCACTGACAATATCGAACTCAGCCTCCAGGGTAGCAACCTGCTGAATACAACCACCAAGTTGAGACAACAAGTAACTGACGCGGATGATGGCGCCTTGAAGTTACCAAACTCCTGGTTCCAGAACGACCGTCGCTTTACGCTGGGTGTTCGCTTCCAGTATTGA
- a CDS encoding choice-of-anchor I family protein → MKSIYPLLVVGSLATTLIACGGNDNNRNNASSSSSSVASSQVSSSSSSSSSVAVVTPDAISLSFIGRYNTNVFGKSAAEIPAFDPASKRAFVVNAQAGELDVLDLTSPETPVKISSINAHSIAAGAVVNSVAVHNGIIAIAVEAAVKTDNGFVALYKASDLGYLSHVAVGALPDMLTFTPDGKTLLVANEGEPSDDYRIDPEGSISVIDVTNLTAPVVRTANFHAFNGKEAELRAKGVRIFGPGASAAQDFEPEYIAVSADSKTAWAALQENNAFAKIDIATATVTDIYPMGYKDHGLAGQGFDPTDTDKKAEVKAWPGVRGLYMPDAIAAYEAQGKTWLVSANEGDARAWGEDNDAYWKGDATQGFVEEFRVKHLVHKSGFDRRAGDDLPPQLRELAAGALLNPDVFHYCGAVAGDPKECREDNLLGRLNITWTLGYRTDANHQPVMFNDKGVADPAGDRLMYDALYSYGARSFAIWSEDGELVWDSGDQFEQFLTSADCKLKAARDLPCVNFFNSNHEEGNSFDNRSDNKGPEPEGVALGKLGEKTFAFIGLERMGGVMVYDISNPQAPVFQDYLNTRENWTAADPGSVLAEAGDLGPEGLVFVAAADSPNGKPLLIVGNEVSGTTSIYEIELQ, encoded by the coding sequence ATGAAATCTATTTACCCTTTGCTCGTTGTGGGCAGTTTGGCCACCACACTGATTGCGTGCGGTGGCAATGACAATAACCGCAACAACGCATCGTCCTCATCTTCATCGGTGGCGTCTTCGCAGGTTTCCAGCAGCTCTTCGTCCAGTTCAAGTGTTGCCGTGGTTACCCCGGATGCTATCTCGCTGTCTTTTATTGGCCGCTACAACACCAATGTATTTGGCAAAAGTGCGGCAGAAATTCCGGCCTTTGACCCGGCCAGCAAACGCGCTTTTGTCGTGAATGCCCAGGCGGGTGAACTGGATGTGCTGGATCTGACCAGCCCGGAAACGCCGGTAAAAATCAGCTCGATCAACGCGCACTCCATTGCTGCCGGTGCGGTGGTGAACAGTGTCGCGGTGCACAATGGCATCATCGCTATCGCGGTTGAAGCAGCGGTAAAAACTGATAATGGTTTTGTTGCTCTGTATAAAGCGTCTGATCTGGGTTATTTGAGTCATGTTGCGGTGGGTGCCTTACCCGATATGCTCACTTTCACACCGGATGGAAAAACATTACTGGTTGCCAATGAAGGTGAGCCGAGTGATGACTATCGCATTGATCCGGAAGGTTCTATCAGCGTTATTGATGTTACCAACCTGACTGCTCCGGTAGTGCGCACTGCAAATTTCCATGCTTTCAATGGCAAGGAAGCGGAGTTGCGTGCGAAAGGCGTGCGAATTTTTGGCCCTGGTGCCAGCGCAGCGCAAGACTTTGAACCGGAATATATTGCGGTTTCTGCAGACAGTAAAACGGCATGGGCTGCATTACAGGAAAATAACGCCTTTGCAAAAATTGATATTGCCACGGCAACCGTAACCGATATTTATCCGATGGGTTACAAAGACCACGGTCTTGCCGGTCAAGGTTTTGACCCCACCGACACCGATAAAAAAGCCGAGGTAAAAGCCTGGCCTGGTGTGCGCGGTTTGTATATGCCGGATGCGATTGCGGCGTATGAAGCGCAAGGAAAAACCTGGCTGGTCAGCGCCAACGAAGGTGATGCCCGCGCCTGGGGTGAAGACAATGACGCTTACTGGAAGGGCGATGCCACACAAGGTTTCGTAGAAGAGTTCCGCGTAAAACATCTGGTACATAAAAGCGGTTTCGACCGTCGCGCCGGTGATGATTTGCCACCGCAATTGCGTGAGCTGGCTGCCGGTGCTTTGTTAAATCCGGACGTATTCCACTACTGTGGCGCTGTTGCCGGTGACCCGAAAGAATGCCGTGAAGATAATTTGCTGGGCCGTTTGAATATTACCTGGACGCTGGGTTACCGCACCGACGCAAACCATCAACCGGTTATGTTTAATGACAAAGGTGTCGCTGACCCTGCCGGTGACCGTTTGATGTACGACGCACTGTATTCTTACGGCGCACGCTCTTTCGCGATCTGGAGTGAAGACGGTGAACTGGTATGGGATTCCGGTGATCAGTTTGAACAATTTTTAACAAGCGCCGACTGCAAATTAAAAGCCGCGCGCGATTTACCCTGCGTAAATTTCTTTAATAGCAACCATGAAGAAGGTAACAGCTTCGATAACCGCAGCGACAACAAAGGCCCGGAGCCTGAAGGTGTAGCGCTGGGTAAGTTGGGTGAAAAAACGTTTGCCTTTATCGGTCTGGAGCGCATGGGCGGTGTCATGGTCTACGACATCAGCAATCCACAAGCACCGGTGTTTCAGGATTACTTGAATACCCGTGAAAATTGGACCGCCGCTGACCCGGGCAGTGTATTGGCCGAAGCAGGTGACCTGGGGCCGGAAGGATTGGTTTTTGTTGCAGCCGCCGATTCGCCCAATGGCAAACCGCTGTTGATTGTGGGTAATGAAGTGAGCGGTACGACCAGTATTTATGAAATTGAATTGCAGTAA
- a CDS encoding fumarylacetoacetate hydrolase family protein, translated as MACFLPVVNSTEIFSVEKIICIGRNYADHAREMGHNPDREAPFFFFKPQSALLPPGEPFKYPWFSKDVHHELELVIAIGEGGYQLTLAQAKAAVSGFAVGLDMTCRDVQQQAKQQGRPWELAKGFDGSAPCSAIQRGSYEDLQQTGELQLLRNGSIVQQGDWRQMIWPVAELIAEVSRYIRLQPGDLIFTGTPAGVGPVTPGDQLQASLAGSLVTLNVDIVEP; from the coding sequence GTGGCATGTTTTCTGCCCGTGGTTAACAGCACAGAAATATTTTCTGTTGAAAAAATTATTTGTATCGGCAGAAATTATGCAGATCATGCCCGTGAAATGGGGCATAACCCGGATCGCGAAGCGCCTTTCTTTTTCTTCAAACCGCAGTCTGCACTATTGCCGCCGGGTGAGCCTTTCAAATATCCCTGGTTTTCAAAAGATGTACATCATGAACTGGAGTTGGTTATTGCCATTGGTGAAGGCGGCTATCAATTAACCCTGGCTCAGGCAAAAGCAGCGGTGAGTGGCTTTGCCGTCGGCCTGGACATGACCTGCCGCGATGTGCAACAGCAGGCAAAACAACAGGGCCGCCCCTGGGAGCTGGCAAAAGGGTTTGATGGCTCGGCACCTTGCTCGGCGATTCAACGCGGCAGCTATGAGGACTTGCAACAAACCGGCGAATTACAATTATTGCGCAATGGCAGCATTGTTCAGCAAGGTGATTGGCGGCAGATGATTTGGCCGGTGGCGGAATTGATTGCTGAAGTGTCCCGTTATATCCGCTTGCAACCCGGCGATCTTATTTTCACCGGTACACCGGCCGGGGTTGGTCCGGTTACGCCGGGCGATCAATTGCAAGCCAGTCTCGCCGGTTCATTGGTAACGCTGAATGTAGATATTGTCGAGCCCTGA
- a CDS encoding DUF3313 family protein: MLLPNVLTHHFSRMLCHIGAAFLALTLVACANVKPHPNANSSLVEIQHNRSFDRVLLGTNAQVPQFTRVFLEPATVTFSDYWLRDRRGDYSERDLERLTRDYGKLLDKSLSEGFEKKGNYQVVSSAGEADVVVRPALESLNIYAPDLSFHGRMDQYIHEAGNATFNVLLVDAKTGQPLAQFIDHRETFNSAGMIREKADRITNARYFSRLMDRWTNNMLDILTNPQSVRVN, translated from the coding sequence ATGTTATTACCCAACGTATTAACGCATCACTTCAGTAGAATGCTCTGTCATATCGGCGCTGCATTTCTCGCCTTGACGCTGGTCGCCTGTGCCAATGTAAAACCGCATCCCAACGCGAACTCTTCGCTTGTTGAAATTCAACACAACCGTTCGTTTGATCGGGTGTTGTTGGGTACCAACGCACAGGTACCGCAATTTACCCGCGTTTTTCTTGAACCGGCCACAGTAACTTTCAGCGACTATTGGCTGCGCGATCGCCGCGGCGATTACAGCGAGCGTGATCTCGAAAGACTGACCCGTGACTATGGCAAGTTGCTGGATAAATCCCTCAGCGAAGGCTTTGAGAAAAAAGGCAACTACCAGGTGGTGAGTAGCGCTGGCGAGGCGGATGTCGTGGTACGCCCTGCGCTGGAATCCCTGAATATTTATGCCCCCGACCTGAGCTTCCATGGTCGTATGGATCAATACATTCACGAAGCGGGCAACGCCACCTTTAATGTATTGTTGGTGGACGCCAAAACCGGACAGCCGCTGGCCCAGTTTATCGATCACCGTGAAACCTTTAACAGTGCCGGTATGATTCGTGAAAAAGCAGACCGTATTACCAATGCCCGTTATTTTTCACGATTGATGGATCGCTGGACCAATAACATGCTGGATATTTTAACTAACCCGCAATCTGTGCGCGTGAATTAA
- a CDS encoding diguanylate cyclase domain-containing protein, whose product MCIRLIRVITVFLALWCGYAGAQQTLPSEQQAADPFTWQVVQNHSWAPLAFTNKKGEPEGLLVDLWRRIAEQTHQPLDLQLVEWQQSLEQVRNSDSIIHAGMFRSDERQASFDFSLPLFYLRTTLFVRDSLAYRHWLDVTDLHDLEVGVVVDGHEAEFMRNRYPNITLRFYSGKEQLVQGALRGEIQAFVSDYPGATYYLQQHHGMHRFRVLGVLYQQTVHAAVAKGNTELLIKVNQAIASLGPGEIAIMAQKWLHARPAYFSFSWLMPLLLGTVLVAISGWLLVANRRLRQDLVRVSDQLLEQEKQVVLLTRNMSDWIWTLDIKTCFSYVSPSVKKLLGFDAETLLGQKLESVIHHGEVERTRAIISHLVAAAKRGDIEAYKDLTVDLPMLDSLQRIVWTEVAVRIFFDNEGNYTAAQGTSRDITERRRAEDVMRQLAFNDPLTQLPNRRLLSDRLKHALAGCSRHHQFCGVFFLDLDNFKYINDNYGYDNGDALLQQVAQRLSACLRESDTLGRFGGDEFMVVAEFLGADLQEAKEHALRIAIKMLELFDLDFMLRGSPCHLTASVGIILCNNDERSVETLIKQADNAMCQAKSHGRKQFFLGTIDLPG is encoded by the coding sequence ATGTGCATAAGGTTGATTCGCGTCATTACGGTTTTTCTGGCGCTCTGGTGCGGTTACGCTGGTGCCCAACAAACCCTTCCCTCCGAGCAGCAGGCAGCGGATCCCTTTACCTGGCAGGTGGTGCAAAATCACTCCTGGGCACCACTGGCATTTACCAATAAAAAAGGTGAGCCTGAAGGGTTGCTGGTGGATTTGTGGCGGCGGATTGCCGAGCAAACCCATCAGCCGCTGGATCTTCAACTTGTGGAGTGGCAGCAATCGCTGGAGCAGGTGCGCAACTCGGATAGCATTATTCACGCGGGCATGTTTCGCTCTGACGAACGTCAGGCCTCGTTCGATTTTTCCTTGCCTCTTTTTTACCTGCGCACCACGCTGTTTGTGCGCGACAGCCTGGCGTATCGTCACTGGCTGGATGTGACCGATCTGCATGACCTTGAAGTGGGCGTGGTAGTGGATGGTCATGAAGCGGAGTTTATGCGCAACCGTTATCCGAACATCACCCTGCGTTTTTATTCCGGAAAAGAACAACTGGTGCAGGGTGCCTTGCGTGGTGAAATTCAGGCATTCGTATCGGATTATCCCGGTGCCACTTATTACCTGCAACAACACCATGGCATGCACCGTTTTCGGGTGTTGGGGGTGTTGTATCAACAAACGGTGCACGCCGCCGTTGCCAAAGGTAATACCGAATTACTGATAAAAGTAAACCAGGCCATTGCCAGCCTTGGCCCGGGCGAAATCGCTATCATGGCGCAAAAGTGGCTGCATGCCCGGCCCGCGTATTTTTCATTCTCGTGGTTGATGCCGTTATTGTTGGGCACTGTGCTGGTAGCTATTAGCGGTTGGCTATTGGTGGCCAACCGGCGTTTGCGCCAGGATCTGGTGCGCGTATCCGACCAGCTGCTTGAACAGGAAAAGCAGGTGGTGTTGTTGACGCGCAACATGAGTGACTGGATATGGACGCTGGATATCAAAACCTGTTTCAGCTACGTCAGTCCATCGGTTAAAAAATTACTGGGTTTTGATGCAGAAACGCTGCTCGGTCAAAAACTGGAGAGCGTGATTCATCACGGTGAAGTAGAGCGCACCCGCGCTATTATTTCGCATTTGGTAGCAGCAGCGAAGCGGGGCGATATTGAAGCCTACAAGGATTTGACGGTTGATCTGCCCATGCTCGACAGTTTGCAGCGGATTGTCTGGACCGAAGTCGCCGTGCGGATTTTTTTCGATAACGAAGGCAACTACACCGCGGCGCAGGGAACCTCACGCGATATTACCGAACGCCGTCGCGCTGAAGACGTCATGCGGCAGCTGGCTTTTAATGACCCTCTGACGCAGTTACCCAACCGCCGTTTGTTGTCTGACAGGCTAAAGCACGCGTTGGCCGGTTGTTCACGGCATCACCAATTTTGCGGTGTATTTTTTCTGGATCTGGATAACTTCAAATACATCAATGATAACTACGGGTATGACAACGGTGACGCGCTCTTGCAACAGGTTGCGCAGCGCTTGTCGGCCTGCCTGCGTGAAAGCGATACCCTCGGGCGCTTCGGTGGCGATGAATTTATGGTAGTTGCCGAATTTCTCGGGGCAGATCTGCAAGAGGCAAAAGAGCATGCGCTGCGTATTGCGATAAAAATGCTGGAGCTGTTTGACCTCGATTTTATGTTGCGCGGTTCGCCCTGCCACCTTACCGCCAGCGTTGGCATTATTTTATGCAACAACGATGAACGTTCGGTAGAGACCTTGATCAAACAGGCAGATAACGCCATGTGCCAGGCTAAAAGCCACGGCCGCAAACAATTTTTTCTCGGAACGATCGACTTGCCAGGTTAA
- a CDS encoding gamma carbonic anhydrase family protein produces MSVKTAVRSWQGHVPQTGERVFIDDSAVVIGQVILGDDCSVWPLAVIRGDMHHIHIGARTSIQDGAVLHITHAGPFNPNGFPLIIGDDVTVGHSVNLHGCTIGNRVLVGMGSTVLDGVVVEDEVVIGAGSLVPPGKRLESGYLYVGSPVRQARPLKDSERAFFSYSAQNYVNLKNTYLQDQNLQAAGDK; encoded by the coding sequence ATGAGTGTGAAAACAGCAGTGCGTTCCTGGCAGGGACATGTACCCCAAACCGGCGAACGGGTGTTTATTGATGACTCGGCGGTGGTGATCGGGCAGGTAATATTGGGCGACGATTGTTCGGTCTGGCCGCTGGCGGTTATTCGCGGCGACATGCACCACATTCATATCGGTGCACGCACCAGTATTCAGGATGGTGCGGTGTTGCATATCACCCACGCCGGTCCTTTTAACCCGAATGGTTTTCCGCTGATCATTGGCGATGATGTTACCGTCGGTCACTCGGTCAACCTGCACGGTTGCACCATTGGCAACCGGGTGCTGGTGGGCATGGGTTCCACGGTGCTGGATGGCGTAGTGGTAGAAGATGAGGTAGTGATTGGTGCCGGCTCGCTGGTGCCTCCGGGCAAGCGTCTGGAAAGCGGTTATTTATATGTGGGCTCGCCGGTGCGCCAGGCGCGGCCATTAAAAGACAGTGAGCGCGCTTTCTTCAGCTACTCGGCGCAGAACTACGTCAACTTGAAAAATACTTATCTGCAGGATCAAAACCTCCAGGCAGCGGGCGATAAATAA